A portion of the Bdellovibrio bacteriovorus genome contains these proteins:
- a CDS encoding aromatic amino acid hydroxylase produces METEFLPQHLRKYVVEQHYEKYTPVDQAVWRYILRQLKAYLSKHAHECYVEGLEKTGINVEEIPHINHISEKLKKFGWRAMPVSGFIPPAAFMELQSLGVLPVASDMRTLDHLLYTPAPDIVHEAAGHAPILIHPEFSKYLQEYAQIAKKAIISKEDLDLYEAIRELSDIKENPTSTVAEIKAAEENLDRVTKNISHVSEATELSRMNWWTAEYGLIGTLDNPKLFGAGLLSSVGEAKWCLGSHVKKIPLTVDCIATTYDITEPQPQLFVTPDFKTLSRVLEEMASKMAYRIGGLAGINKAIQAQSVNSAELDSGLQISGQIIEAITTADQKIAYLRLNGPSQLCFADKELSGHGKDYHAHGFGTPVGFFKQFPQTSPAKLTDSQWKELGAENGKTVRLEYTSGVVVAGKVQNRVTQNGKTLILTLTDAKATFQDRVLFAPEWGTFDMALGSEIVSVFGGPADRIAYGETTDFVAKRVPTPKYSEQELLRHKDYGMIRQLREGRTSGEELHQSLEKVLNTHNTAFPEDWLLSLEALELLKARAANSSLIPKLEEKLNALSKKDKNTEAVIRDGLLLSGQL; encoded by the coding sequence AAAAAACCGGCATTAACGTCGAAGAAATTCCGCACATTAATCATATCAGCGAAAAATTAAAAAAATTCGGCTGGCGGGCGATGCCGGTCAGTGGATTTATTCCACCGGCCGCCTTTATGGAATTGCAATCCTTAGGCGTATTGCCCGTCGCTTCAGACATGCGCACCTTGGATCATCTTCTTTACACCCCGGCCCCTGATATTGTTCACGAAGCCGCAGGACATGCACCGATTTTAATTCATCCCGAATTTTCGAAGTACTTGCAGGAATACGCGCAAATCGCCAAAAAGGCGATCATCAGCAAAGAAGATTTAGATCTGTACGAAGCGATTCGCGAGCTTTCGGATATTAAGGAAAATCCCACTTCGACAGTGGCGGAAATCAAAGCCGCCGAAGAAAACTTAGACCGCGTCACCAAAAATATCTCCCATGTTTCGGAAGCGACCGAGCTTTCACGCATGAATTGGTGGACGGCAGAATACGGGCTTATTGGGACTTTGGATAATCCAAAACTTTTCGGTGCGGGCTTGCTTTCAAGCGTCGGCGAAGCGAAATGGTGCCTAGGTTCACACGTTAAGAAAATCCCTTTAACCGTGGATTGCATTGCGACCACTTACGATATCACCGAGCCTCAACCGCAACTCTTTGTGACGCCTGATTTTAAAACTTTGTCGCGTGTCCTAGAGGAAATGGCTTCAAAAATGGCTTACCGTATCGGGGGTCTTGCCGGTATTAACAAAGCCATTCAAGCTCAATCCGTCAATTCGGCAGAGCTTGATTCCGGTTTACAAATCTCTGGCCAAATTATTGAAGCCATCACCACAGCAGACCAGAAAATCGCTTACTTGCGCCTTAATGGTCCTTCGCAATTGTGTTTTGCGGATAAAGAGCTTTCCGGGCATGGCAAAGACTATCACGCTCATGGTTTTGGAACTCCGGTGGGATTCTTTAAACAATTCCCCCAAACATCTCCGGCAAAACTTACCGACAGTCAGTGGAAAGAACTGGGAGCCGAAAACGGCAAAACCGTGCGCCTGGAATACACCTCCGGCGTGGTTGTCGCGGGCAAAGTTCAAAATCGAGTCACTCAAAATGGAAAGACTTTAATCCTGACCTTAACCGATGCCAAAGCCACCTTCCAAGATCGCGTTTTATTCGCGCCAGAATGGGGAACTTTCGACATGGCCTTGGGATCTGAAATTGTTTCTGTTTTTGGTGGCCCCGCAGATCGCATCGCTTACGGCGAAACAACGGACTTTGTCGCTAAACGCGTGCCCACACCGAAATATTCCGAGCAGGAGCTGCTTCGCCATAAAGATTACGGCATGATTCGTCAGTTGCGCGAAGGTCGAACTTCAGGCGAAGAACTGCATCAATCCTTGGAAAAAGTTTTAAATACGCACAATACTGCTTTCCCGGAAGACTGGCTTCTGTCATTAGAAGCTTTAGAACTTTTGAAAGCCCGTGCTGCGAATTCAAGCCTGATTCCGAAATTGGAAGAAAAACTGAATGCACTTTCAAAAAAGGATAAAAACACCGAAGCCGTGATTCGCGACGGACTTCTGTTATCAGGACAACTGTAA
- a CDS encoding TrmH family RNA methyltransferase produces MTPKRPFEVRIVLVRTIYERNIGATSRAMSNMGVEKLILINPACEITYEAQQTAATGQHGLQNRTTYASWEDFMAKEPESIKIAFTARDGKGRQVRDIEEVLTDVATHAPQFQVSSEEPYVVHLVFGPEDWGLAAEDLEYVNHCACLPTFGANWSLNLAQACLLGMYTLRLKWGGTRTRLDGGKARRAPQGIEGIDPEATLKTWLEEMGFDLTRQRKINVFTVLRRMLLQNTPTKKELVILETVLQQSIRKLREWKELKGRER; encoded by the coding sequence ATGACCCCAAAACGTCCCTTTGAAGTGCGCATTGTCTTAGTGCGCACGATCTATGAACGAAATATCGGCGCGACTTCGCGTGCGATGTCCAATATGGGTGTTGAAAAACTAATTCTGATTAATCCTGCTTGTGAAATCACCTACGAGGCTCAGCAAACAGCGGCCACCGGCCAACACGGCTTACAAAACCGCACCACTTATGCCAGCTGGGAAGACTTCATGGCGAAGGAACCAGAAAGCATTAAGATTGCGTTTACGGCTCGTGATGGCAAAGGCCGCCAGGTTCGCGATATTGAAGAAGTTCTGACGGATGTGGCAACTCATGCTCCCCAATTTCAAGTTTCCTCTGAGGAACCTTATGTCGTGCATTTAGTTTTCGGCCCTGAGGACTGGGGCTTAGCGGCCGAAGATCTTGAGTACGTGAATCACTGCGCTTGTTTGCCCACTTTTGGCGCCAATTGGAGCCTGAATTTGGCTCAAGCGTGTTTGTTAGGAATGTACACTTTGCGCCTTAAATGGGGTGGCACACGCACTCGCTTAGATGGCGGTAAAGCACGCCGGGCGCCTCAAGGAATTGAGGGCATTGATCCTGAAGCCACCTTGAAAACATGGTTAGAAGAAATGGGCTTTGATCTAACTCGGCAAAGAAAGATCAATGTCTTTACCGTTCTTCGCCGCATGCTTTTACAAAACACACCGACTAAAAAAGAACTGGTGATCTTAGAGACCGTTTTACAACAAAGCATTCGTAAACTTCGTGAATGGAAAGAACTTAAAGGTCGGGAGCGGTAG
- a CDS encoding PspC domain-containing protein, protein METQTTQTTETANYRWIRSDKGAVAGVCAGLSQAFGIETWILRVIWLVAILWFGSGVLLYLILAVCLPRVDKLDHALDGKLLGVCARIAKRYRMEVGLVRTAFVLLAMFTFGAAILGYGLCYFLIPKTDEPVSRSKSAGVF, encoded by the coding sequence TTGGAAACGCAAACGACTCAAACAACTGAAACCGCGAACTATCGTTGGATCCGCTCCGATAAAGGTGCGGTCGCAGGAGTTTGTGCTGGACTCAGCCAGGCCTTTGGTATCGAAACTTGGATACTGCGCGTCATTTGGCTGGTTGCGATACTCTGGTTCGGCAGTGGGGTCTTGTTATATTTGATTTTAGCGGTATGTCTGCCACGCGTCGATAAGCTAGACCATGCTCTAGATGGCAAGCTTTTAGGCGTCTGTGCTAGAATAGCCAAGAGGTATCGCATGGAAGTGGGCCTGGTAAGAACGGCATTCGTTCTACTGGCGATGTTTACTTTCGGAGCTGCGATCCTGGGTTACGGTCTATGTTATTTTCTTATCCCGAAGACCGACGAGCCCGTAAGTCGCTCAAAGAGCGCAGGAGTATTTTAA
- the ribD gene encoding bifunctional diaminohydroxyphosphoribosylaminopyrimidine deaminase/5-amino-6-(5-phosphoribosylamino)uracil reductase RibD encodes MRSIIQYPLPSVGTVLSIGEAMRLAISEAYKGAPYVSPNPLVGAVVVDAKGNFLAAGHHEIYGGPHAEVNALKNLQPEQLKDATVYVTLEPCAHEGKTPSCAKMMAKLPIKKVIFGLIDPNPLVAGQGAEILKQAGIEAEVFGAEHSREFNEIRQDLEEVCEAFLWNFREKKVFVTLKMASSLDGQVALRSGESQWITGPESREYVHYLRACYDAILVGKGTVEFDNPSLNIRHPTIQKQNKVVIIDGEAGLLGKYSSLKLSEAHQSANVFWCVSEQAKEVVQALLAQIKNPPQIVYVKTKIDGSLDLENLLSQLYTLGIRSVMVEGGAMTASSFVDARLVNRLYMFQAPIIMGAGGSRSWTENVRVPTMKEKIHVKNPRYLTFGDDFMISGIF; translated from the coding sequence ATGAGATCAATCATTCAGTACCCGTTGCCTTCAGTTGGAACCGTTCTTTCCATTGGCGAGGCCATGCGCCTTGCGATCAGCGAGGCATACAAGGGCGCACCTTATGTCAGTCCGAATCCCTTAGTGGGAGCCGTCGTGGTGGATGCCAAGGGAAACTTCCTCGCCGCCGGCCATCACGAAATTTACGGCGGCCCTCACGCGGAAGTAAATGCTCTTAAAAACCTACAGCCTGAACAATTAAAGGACGCCACGGTGTACGTGACGCTAGAACCATGCGCGCATGAGGGCAAAACTCCTTCATGTGCCAAGATGATGGCAAAGCTGCCCATTAAAAAAGTCATCTTTGGTTTGATTGATCCAAATCCTTTGGTCGCCGGGCAAGGGGCCGAGATTTTAAAACAAGCCGGTATCGAGGCGGAAGTTTTTGGTGCCGAGCACTCTCGAGAGTTTAACGAAATCAGACAAGATCTGGAAGAAGTGTGCGAAGCCTTCTTGTGGAACTTTCGTGAAAAGAAAGTTTTCGTGACTTTGAAAATGGCCTCCAGTCTTGATGGACAGGTGGCCCTTCGTTCAGGCGAAAGCCAGTGGATCACGGGGCCAGAATCGCGTGAATATGTGCACTATCTTCGTGCGTGTTATGATGCGATCCTTGTAGGCAAAGGGACGGTGGAGTTTGATAATCCTTCGCTCAACATTCGTCATCCCACAATTCAAAAACAAAACAAGGTCGTCATCATTGATGGGGAAGCGGGCTTGTTAGGAAAATATTCAAGCTTAAAACTTTCTGAAGCTCACCAGTCCGCCAATGTATTTTGGTGCGTGTCTGAGCAGGCCAAAGAAGTGGTGCAAGCTCTACTAGCCCAGATAAAAAATCCTCCGCAAATCGTATACGTAAAAACGAAAATCGACGGCAGCTTGGATTTAGAAAATTTATTGTCGCAGCTTTACACTCTCGGCATTCGTTCGGTGATGGTTGAAGGGGGTGCGATGACGGCAAGCTCCTTTGTCGATGCAAGACTTGTAAATCGACTTTACATGTTTCAGGCCCCTATCATCATGGGCGCTGGGGGCTCCCGTTCATGGACCGAAAATGTGCGAGTGCCTACCATGAAGGAAAAAATTCATGTGAAAAATCCTCGATATCTCACTTTCGGGGACGATTTCATGATTTCCGGGATTTTTTAA
- a CDS encoding SUMF1/EgtB/PvdO family nonheme iron enzyme: MPTPPAPSPEPSPAPTPSPSPSPSPAPTPPVTTCPTNYEKVAANGTLGTAEFCIAKFEMKKSSGNTAEPKAADKPWLLNKNNAAKECGDLGAGYRLPTNAEWNAIALEIYNQNSNWTSGTKLQGTLMTGFYSGWTEPIAITNVNEPYNGTGKTSGSERRTFTLASGNVIWDFGGNAWEWVSDSFYGNTYTPDLSGNYVRAYHNNNWDMPANSKQLKDFTGMSSVPSNDVYLGQFFGGSTGKVIRGGAVCIHSPGVTGIFAANIGDITANEAQAPASWNLKMNNIGFRCVKELSP, from the coding sequence GTGCCTACACCACCGGCTCCGTCTCCGGAGCCAAGTCCGGCGCCAACGCCGTCACCAAGCCCATCGCCTTCACCAGCACCAACGCCGCCGGTGACGACATGCCCGACGAATTATGAAAAGGTTGCGGCGAACGGGACTCTTGGCACGGCAGAGTTTTGTATTGCGAAATTCGAAATGAAAAAATCGTCGGGAAATACTGCCGAACCAAAAGCTGCCGATAAGCCATGGCTTTTGAACAAGAACAATGCCGCGAAAGAATGCGGAGACTTAGGGGCAGGCTACCGTTTACCTACTAATGCAGAATGGAATGCCATCGCGTTAGAGATTTATAATCAAAATTCAAATTGGACGAGCGGAACAAAACTGCAAGGCACTTTGATGACTGGATTTTATTCTGGTTGGACGGAACCGATTGCCATCACCAATGTCAACGAGCCCTACAACGGGACAGGCAAAACAAGTGGAAGCGAAAGAAGAACCTTTACGCTTGCAAGTGGCAATGTCATTTGGGACTTCGGCGGCAATGCGTGGGAATGGGTCAGTGATTCATTCTATGGAAACACGTACACACCGGATCTTTCAGGAAACTACGTGCGTGCTTATCACAATAATAACTGGGATATGCCCGCAAATTCAAAACAGCTAAAAGATTTCACGGGAATGTCTTCAGTGCCGAGCAACGATGTTTACTTAGGACAGTTCTTCGGTGGAAGCACGGGGAAAGTTATTCGCGGGGGAGCTGTTTGTATTCACTCGCCGGGAGTGACGGGAATTTTCGCTGCGAATATTGGCGATATTACAGCCAATGAAGCGCAAGCCCCCGCTTCGTGGAACCTGAAGATGAACAATATTGGCTTCCGTTGCGTGAAGGAACTCTCGCCGTAA
- a CDS encoding DEAD/DEAH box helicase: MLELPMQDWHDRKSMINVELSTEQSLALELLRSGENVFLTGGAGSGKSFLIRQFMREIDSKEMPILASTGAAAVLLGGRTFHSFFGLGIMEGGPDAAFAKASKDNKLMARLRKVEGVIIDEISMIPGQALMIAEALAQRARDSRLPWGGMRIIVVGDFAQLPPVTHSGPRDWSFLNSVWEQSGFQNVMLSHNQRVSENLFLDILSDVRSGKVTEPVREFLNDHVQTHDEDHPGTRLFPRKLNADNFNQKKLAEIDDDEVVIDSIYFGSEKHIDMLMKSAPVPVKLTLKLGCRVMFLQNDPQRRWVNGTRGVITDITVDKITVKKTNGREVEVDKTSFAIQDAEGNVMASVLQFPLTLAYATTIHKSQGATLDDLWCDLSALWEPGHAYVALSRLRSSEGLHLIGWNPRSIIVDPKVLRFYEGLDIRPS, encoded by the coding sequence ATGCTTGAGTTGCCAATGCAGGACTGGCATGATCGGAAATCCATGATCAATGTCGAGCTTTCCACAGAACAATCATTAGCCCTCGAACTTTTACGTTCTGGTGAAAACGTCTTTCTTACGGGAGGGGCGGGCAGTGGTAAGAGTTTTTTGATCAGACAATTCATGCGCGAAATTGATTCCAAAGAAATGCCGATTCTGGCAAGCACGGGTGCGGCGGCTGTTTTATTGGGTGGGCGTACATTCCATAGTTTTTTTGGTTTGGGAATTATGGAAGGCGGGCCTGATGCCGCATTTGCCAAAGCGAGTAAAGATAATAAGCTTATGGCACGTCTTCGCAAAGTTGAAGGCGTGATCATTGATGAAATCTCCATGATTCCCGGGCAAGCCTTGATGATCGCCGAAGCCTTGGCACAAAGAGCGCGTGACTCAAGACTTCCTTGGGGTGGCATGCGCATAATTGTCGTTGGTGATTTTGCTCAGCTGCCGCCCGTCACTCACTCCGGGCCTAGAGATTGGTCGTTCTTAAATAGCGTGTGGGAGCAAAGCGGTTTTCAAAATGTTATGCTATCCCACAATCAACGAGTGTCCGAAAATTTATTTTTAGATATTTTAAGCGATGTGCGCAGTGGAAAGGTCACTGAGCCCGTGCGTGAGTTCTTAAATGATCACGTGCAAACTCATGATGAAGATCACCCCGGCACGCGCCTTTTTCCACGAAAGTTGAATGCCGATAATTTCAATCAAAAAAAATTAGCAGAGATTGATGATGATGAAGTGGTGATTGATTCTATTTATTTTGGTTCTGAAAAGCATATCGATATGTTGATGAAGTCCGCGCCTGTACCGGTGAAGCTGACGCTGAAGCTTGGCTGTCGAGTGATGTTTTTGCAAAATGATCCACAACGCAGATGGGTGAATGGAACTCGGGGAGTGATCACGGACATTACGGTTGATAAAATCACCGTGAAAAAAACCAATGGCCGCGAAGTAGAGGTTGATAAAACTTCGTTCGCTATTCAAGACGCCGAGGGAAATGTCATGGCCTCGGTGTTGCAATTTCCGCTAACGTTGGCCTATGCCACCACCATTCATAAAAGTCAGGGAGCAACTTTGGATGACTTGTGGTGTGACTTAAGCGCGTTGTGGGAACCGGGACACGCCTATGTAGCATTAAGTCGTTTGCGCTCGTCCGAAGGTTTACATCTTATTGGATGGAATCCACGCTCGATCATCGTGGACCCGAAAGTTTTGCGATTCTACGAAGGTCTAGATATCCGCCCTTCTTAG
- a CDS encoding M13 family metallopeptidase, which translates to MISVLLAASFAFAAKPSSKIPEKREFPLSTKVNACQDFHQYVCSEAEASFKLRDDRSMHTFSFNDSSERLLEHKKTFMRELPLKKDLDVRTTQVRDFYLACMNGPEKAKSEKAGVTRIVNDVKKIDSVEKLLTYSHENISKGLSEFVYLGATQKMDDPTKTNPFIASSFMELPDHKYYENEALLKDYEKVLVEFFRGIYPGIKRKDATTKAQNLIALQKEFIKTYPVHSVQRERWSENRETSQKDLIKKYPTLKLDLLFAKVPSDLVVQNAIPESFDFLETDLKTRSLETWKDMYLRNAVGDIMDDAYPVYFKKSFDFEKKYFGGPQKRPDRQERCTQMVSRPFRMDIDAALIDQVFPSFDESKVQEVGKRIRQSILDGLEQNKWLSRQGKKEAIAKIKNARLQLVKPQNDREWDFLPLKTYDPKDHVKNLETLSQARWEKTVQELKEPANQDAWGMGPLTVNAYYSPNDNKFVLPIGILQYPFYDKDGSIIENLGAVGAVMGHELGHGIDDQGSKFDSQGRLRTWMSDKDLKEFSSRGEKMIAQFNHIGHDGKLTQGENVADLVGLTFAYHAAFPKNEGAVEDKKKFFIAYARVWCAVVRPDFAQRLLKTDPHALGVARINEQVKQQPAFAEAFQCKPGDKMTLPDQERVQIW; encoded by the coding sequence ATGATTTCAGTACTTCTTGCCGCGAGCTTCGCTTTTGCTGCCAAACCGTCTTCAAAAATCCCGGAAAAGCGTGAGTTTCCGTTAAGCACCAAGGTCAATGCCTGTCAGGATTTCCATCAGTACGTCTGCTCTGAAGCGGAAGCCTCATTTAAGCTTCGTGACGATCGCAGCATGCATACTTTTTCTTTTAACGATTCCAGCGAACGCTTGCTTGAACACAAAAAAACCTTCATGCGCGAATTGCCCCTAAAAAAAGATCTTGATGTGCGTACTACGCAAGTCCGCGATTTCTATTTAGCGTGTATGAATGGGCCGGAAAAAGCCAAAAGCGAAAAGGCCGGCGTCACCCGTATCGTGAATGACGTTAAAAAAATCGATTCCGTCGAAAAACTTTTAACTTATTCCCATGAAAACATCTCTAAAGGACTCAGCGAGTTTGTGTATTTAGGCGCGACCCAAAAAATGGACGATCCCACTAAAACAAATCCATTTATTGCATCATCCTTCATGGAACTTCCCGATCATAAATATTATGAAAATGAAGCTCTTTTAAAGGACTATGAAAAAGTCTTGGTTGAATTTTTTCGCGGTATATATCCAGGCATTAAAAGGAAAGACGCCACTACTAAGGCGCAAAACCTGATTGCCCTCCAAAAAGAATTTATCAAAACCTACCCGGTGCATTCGGTTCAACGCGAACGCTGGAGCGAAAATCGTGAAACCTCGCAAAAGGATCTGATTAAAAAATATCCGACATTAAAGCTCGATCTTCTTTTTGCCAAAGTTCCTAGCGATCTCGTGGTGCAAAACGCGATTCCTGAATCTTTTGATTTCTTAGAGACTGACTTGAAAACCCGCTCGTTAGAAACCTGGAAAGACATGTACCTGCGCAACGCCGTGGGCGATATCATGGATGATGCTTATCCGGTTTATTTTAAAAAATCTTTTGATTTCGAAAAGAAGTATTTCGGCGGCCCACAAAAACGTCCGGATCGCCAAGAGCGCTGCACACAGATGGTCAGCCGTCCTTTCCGCATGGATATCGATGCGGCCTTGATCGACCAGGTCTTTCCTTCATTTGATGAAAGCAAAGTTCAAGAAGTCGGCAAGCGCATTCGTCAAAGTATCCTTGACGGACTGGAACAAAATAAATGGCTTTCACGCCAAGGTAAAAAGGAAGCCATCGCTAAAATTAAAAATGCTCGCTTACAATTAGTGAAACCTCAAAACGATCGCGAGTGGGATTTCTTGCCATTAAAAACTTATGACCCTAAAGATCATGTGAAAAATCTTGAAACCCTCTCCCAAGCACGTTGGGAAAAAACCGTGCAAGAACTTAAAGAGCCTGCCAACCAAGATGCGTGGGGCATGGGACCTCTGACAGTAAACGCATATTACAGCCCAAATGATAATAAATTCGTTTTGCCAATCGGGATCTTACAATATCCTTTTTATGATAAAGACGGATCGATCATCGAAAATCTAGGCGCGGTGGGCGCCGTCATGGGACATGAACTTGGTCACGGGATTGATGATCAAGGCTCCAAATTTGATTCCCAAGGCCGCCTACGAACTTGGATGAGTGATAAAGATCTTAAAGAATTCAGTTCACGGGGCGAAAAAATGATCGCGCAGTTTAATCATATCGGTCATGACGGAAAACTGACTCAAGGTGAAAACGTGGCGGATCTGGTGGGTCTGACATTCGCTTACCATGCGGCTTTCCCGAAAAATGAAGGTGCCGTTGAAGACAAAAAGAAATTCTTTATCGCCTACGCTCGCGTTTGGTGCGCGGTGGTTCGACCCGACTTTGCTCAGCGGTTGCTAAAAACCGACCCCCATGCGTTAGGCGTGGCGCGCATTAACGAGCAAGTAAAACAACAACCCGCGTTTGCAGAGGCCTTCCAATGCAAACCAGGCGATAAAATGACCCTCCCCGATCAAGAGCGAGTGCAGATCTGGTAA
- a CDS encoding rhodanese-like domain-containing protein translates to MSTKIVHFDSKTENPHFEDVYDVTPGDVHPVKNQVKLIDVRQPEEYVGELGHIPGAELIVLNTLPEHLEKIPKDQTVVFVCLAGGRSAKAAAFAKMNGFEHVYNMQGGMQLWNQLQLPVER, encoded by the coding sequence GTGTCTACGAAGATCGTTCACTTTGATTCGAAAACTGAAAATCCTCACTTTGAAGATGTTTATGACGTCACACCGGGCGACGTACACCCGGTGAAAAATCAAGTGAAGCTTATCGACGTGCGCCAACCAGAAGAATATGTCGGAGAGTTGGGACATATCCCTGGTGCAGAGTTGATCGTCCTGAATACATTGCCCGAACACCTAGAAAAAATTCCCAAAGATCAAACTGTGGTTTTCGTCTGCCTTGCGGGCGGACGTTCTGCGAAAGCGGCAGCCTTTGCAAAAATGAATGGCTTTGAACATGTGTATAACATGCAAGGCGGCATGCAACTTTGGAATCAGCTTCAACTTCCTGTTGAAAGATAG
- a CDS encoding HAD-IG family 5'-nucleotidase produces the protein MTGKVFVNRTLNLKKIRYIGVDMDHTLVRYNSENFERLSHTTMIDKLVKRGYPETLRKLTFDYNYAIRGLVIDRKMGNLLKLNRYTAIRASYHGLKPLDFKSHQKLYKSTYIDLSDTDYLAVDTSFSISLANLIAQIVELKDTDTANKYPEYAQIADDVLDALDEAHRDGSLKEVVAKNLDQYIIKDPELVAGLEKFRRHGKKIFVLTNSDFHYTKLLLDYAIQPFLKETKSWQDLFEFVITFASKPKFFYESQKYLRVNPADGTMTNMEGKLTPGIYQGGNAKKFTTDLDLAGDDILYIGDHIYGDILRLKKDCNWRTAMVIEELDVEIDHNKKAQPLNQEIETLMKKKEPFEDELTLLMTAKIEKSGAYNEAQVEALQKTISEVDGQISQLIKKQQSMYNANWGQLMRAGNEESYFAYQLDRYACVYMEKLGDLLDLSPRTYFRAPRRPLAHEI, from the coding sequence ATGACTGGAAAAGTATTTGTTAACCGTACATTGAATCTTAAAAAAATCCGTTACATCGGCGTCGACATGGACCACACCCTGGTTCGCTATAACAGCGAAAACTTTGAACGTCTGTCGCACACCACGATGATCGATAAACTTGTTAAACGCGGATACCCTGAAACTTTGCGCAAGCTGACGTTTGATTACAACTACGCGATTCGCGGACTTGTGATCGACCGTAAGATGGGAAATCTTTTAAAACTTAATCGTTATACCGCGATTCGTGCGAGTTACCATGGCTTGAAACCTTTGGATTTCAAAAGCCATCAAAAGCTTTACAAATCGACTTACATTGATCTTAGCGATACAGATTATTTAGCTGTCGACACTTCGTTTTCTATCTCACTTGCGAACTTGATCGCCCAGATCGTCGAACTAAAAGATACGGACACGGCGAATAAGTATCCGGAATACGCGCAGATCGCCGATGACGTATTAGATGCTTTAGATGAAGCTCATCGCGATGGCTCACTTAAAGAAGTGGTGGCGAAAAACTTAGATCAATACATTATAAAAGATCCAGAATTAGTGGCGGGATTAGAAAAATTCCGTCGGCATGGGAAAAAGATTTTCGTCTTAACGAACTCTGATTTCCATTACACGAAGCTGCTTTTAGATTACGCGATTCAGCCGTTCTTAAAGGAAACTAAATCATGGCAGGATCTTTTTGAGTTCGTGATCACTTTTGCTTCTAAGCCCAAGTTCTTTTATGAAAGTCAAAAATACCTTCGCGTAAATCCCGCGGATGGAACAATGACGAATATGGAAGGAAAGCTGACTCCGGGAATTTACCAGGGTGGAAATGCAAAAAAATTCACGACAGATCTAGATTTAGCCGGTGATGATATTCTTTATATCGGGGATCATATTTACGGCGACATCTTGCGCTTAAAGAAAGATTGCAACTGGAGAACCGCGATGGTTATCGAGGAACTTGACGTTGAAATCGATCACAACAAAAAGGCCCAACCCTTGAATCAAGAAATTGAAACCTTGATGAAGAAAAAAGAGCCATTTGAAGATGAGTTGACGTTATTAATGACGGCGAAGATTGAAAAATCGGGCGCTTACAACGAGGCTCAGGTTGAGGCTTTGCAAAAAACAATTTCGGAAGTCGATGGACAGATCAGTCAGCTGATTAAAAAACAGCAGTCCATGTACAACGCCAACTGGGGTCAGCTCATGAGAGCTGGTAACGAAGAAAGCTACTTCGCTTACCAGTTGGATCGCTATGCTTGCGTCTACATGGAAAAACTCGGAGACCTCTTGGACTTATCCCCAAGAACCTATTTCCGCGCCCCAAGAAGACCCCTAGCCCACGAAATCTAA
- a CDS encoding PadR family transcriptional regulator, with protein sequence MNAQFKKGVLELCVLTMIKRKDHYGYELVEEISKVLEISEGTLYPILRRLTEEKYFETYLQESSEGPPRKYYRITEAGKEFQKDQHKQWTQFNEQIAALIGGK encoded by the coding sequence ATGAATGCACAATTTAAAAAAGGGGTCCTTGAGCTGTGCGTGCTTACGATGATTAAGCGCAAGGATCACTACGGCTATGAACTGGTGGAGGAGATCTCTAAGGTTCTAGAAATTTCCGAAGGCACCCTTTATCCCATCCTTCGCCGCCTGACCGAAGAAAAGTATTTTGAAACTTACCTTCAAGAGTCCTCCGAAGGACCTCCGCGCAAATACTATCGCATCACGGAGGCTGGTAAAGAGTTTCAAAAAGATCAGCACAAACAATGGACCCAGTTTAACGAACAAATCGCAGCCTTGATTGGCGGGAAATAA